Within Spinacia oleracea cultivar Varoflay chromosome 4, BTI_SOV_V1, whole genome shotgun sequence, the genomic segment tcttttttgacatgttttggaCCTCACTtccattatattaatatttctctctttcttgtggtccccacacttactcacatcatctttttactataataaataattcacccactaccTCACTTTCAtcttactttaataaattcaactcactctcctaaaactatgtgccggtcaaagtgtatctctttttaaaatacggagggagtataatttaaCACATAAGACAAATTATTTGTCAAAGTTGGCGAGTATTACCACTTTCACTCAAATCTTTCCTAATCTTCTTTTGAAGAGACGTGTGCGGTTATTTCTTAAATTACCAAATGATGGACGCGTACACGGCGCTGAAATTCATATCTGCTACCCATGCTTTGGGTTCTTGAGCAAGTCTTCTTAATCCTGTTGAATTAAAGTTTTAATCCTTATCCCACAGATCTGCCTCCTTCAAGGATAACTCCTGCGCTTGATATGCGTGATTATTTAGTACGAGAAGATGACCGAGGAGGACCCAGGGTTGCAAAGGACTCACAAACACTAGGGTCAGCGTACGATCGCTATCTCCAAAGAACGGTAGTGTCTTCGATCCTATTGGGACATTTTCTTTCCTGTTTGGCCTTTCCTTCTAGTTTGTGAAATACGCCCCTCTTTTTTCATTTCCCTTATTTTGGTCCTGAAGGAAGTTCCGCCCTACAATGCTGGAGAAGCTAGTACGTTTCCAGGAGGTTCACTGGGAAGGGGTATTTCAGTGGGAGAACCGTCTTTATTGGGCCGCCCTGGATCTCTGGCCTTGGAAGCAGTGTCAAATGGACGAGATGTTGGATATGGTGGTCAGCTGAGAGCTGATACAATGGCCAGGCCTGTACGTGAAACAGTACCTCTTCCTTCCGATGCTTCAAACACTCTATATGTCGAGGGGCTTCCTTCGAATAGCAGTAAAAGGGAAGTAGCtcgtatccttttttcatcaCGTGTTGGCGAGAGTGAGTTATAGTGAATTatgagttttatgactaaatcAATGAATTTATTTTGCCAAGTTTCTTAACTAGTCTAGATATATTTCGCCCTTTTGTGGGGTATAAAGAAGTACGGCTAGTGACCAAGGAGTCCAAACATGTAAGTGCGCAATAGGTTCTGTCTCCTTGTTTCTTCATCCACTGTTTGGTAACTTTTTCATTGCTTCTATTTCATATGACATATGCCTAGAAGTACGGCCTTGATTATTGTCTCTTTTGTGACCGAGAAGGCATTCACCACCTTTTGTAAACGGAATTGTTGTTTCAGATTGGTTTTCTGGTTTTGCTTTAAAATGGAAAATATACAGCTCAACTGACTCTGCTTGAGAAGCCGAACTGAATCCAAACTGACCAAAACTGACTTGAATTATGAAATCCCATGAAAGGTATTTTAAATAATGTTTTGGACTTGTGAATTAGGCTTGACTTCCTGAACCCAACCCAACTCGCTGAAAACTAGACAATAGTGCAATTAACCCCAGAAGCGGACAAGCTGGCATTACCTGAGTCAAACTCGGCAGTAGTTAAGTGGATATCCTGAAAGTTTACTAGAAGTTGGCACCAAAAATCACCTGCAACCCTGAAAATTAGGTTGACAAAAACGCACTCTACAAATATTCTTTGCGCTTCCCTCTGTTGGGGACTGGtgatttttatttattgctAGACCTGGTTTTGTTTCTATTTCTGTAactgaaattttattttaagagTTATTATTGCTATGCAGCGTGGAGGAGATCCTCTTGTCCTCTGTTTTGTGGATTTTATTGATGCAGCCTGCGCTGCTACAGCTTTAAGCGCTTTGCAAGGTAATATATACCGACCTGCTAAACTAAATTTCCTTATGTCTTTAAGTTATTTGGAAGTTTTCAGCAATTTTTTTATGTACAACTGGTTGTACCAAGAGCATGGTACAACCAAGGCTATTTTTTTCCCATGTGCTTGCCCTGCTTGGATCTTGTGAGCACATGTGCTTAAAGTAGCCTTGGTTGTAAGGTGAAGATCCTTGGTAGTTTTCTATTTTCTTCAATCTATATTGATTGAAATGCCAAGCTTATTTCGTCACATGTACTAGTTTTAGACGTTtaaatagttttaactttcctaaCGAATTCATGGTTTATAATTAGATTTTTTAAAAAGTGCGCATAGCTAAAGTtatcgggggggggggggggtaggaGAGTGGTCGAAATATTATTAGTGTTCTGGTCTGGTAAAGTTAAGCCATATCCTTAATTTTGAAGAGGGGGTATAATGTGGCAATTATCTTTGGTCAGGGAGTATTTTGTGGCTAGTATTTCAGcataacatttattttttcagcGACTTGTTAAAAATAGCTAGTCTCTGTAAATGCTGTCAGGTTACAAGATGGATGAAGATGACCGCGATTCCGCTTATCTACGCATACAGTTCTCTCGACACCCTGGTCCCCGATCTGGTGGATCTCGTGGGAGGCATTAGGTACTGAGATTGGGGGCAAGCGTGCTATTCAGGCTTATTTATAACTATTTGCTGATCCAATTTGGAGTTTTATTTTGCCCCACTGTGTTATGGGTCAATGCCTTGCCATAGAGGTCATTGAACATGCAGCAAGAGACGAGGAAAGAAGATTTCGCAATTCAGATATGGCATCTCTGTTAAAAGTGGCTTAGATCTTTTTAGCCTTTTATTGTAGTTTCTGACATCTGCCTATGTGATATTTAGTTCTCGGCAGGTTTTTGTTAAAACCTGAATGCTACCCATCAAGTTTTAGTTTCACCCCCTACATTAATAGCTATAACACATTAGTTCAGCCGTCTCTGAGTTGAAGATACTGTATTATTCCATGGTTACCTGGCTAGTTTACTCAGTCGGAGATGGCTAATTCGCTAATTCTTTAGCTGCGGACATGGTTttcaaaataaacaaaatttaatGATATGACATGATCTGCGTTGCTTGCATATGATAGTGGTATACTGGTATTTAGAATGGAACGTAGAACCGGCGTTTAGCAGATGGAAGTAGCAGCCTTAGTACTGCCTATTTTGCATCTACACTTTGTGCGTAGACACATCGTATATTTGTATCCTTTACTAGTTAGGATTTAGGAAACTTTTCAATGAACACGAGTCTAAATTGTGCATGCCTACCTTGTTTCCATCCGTCTATCTTGATATTTGTTGAGGGGAAGGATCTGATATGAATTAATGGTTGTAACACGTCAATGGTACAAAACTACGAATTCTGACGACCACCTGATTGTAACGTTAATGGTACGAAACTACAAATTCTGACGACCACTAAATGTAGGGAGACTTTGTAAAATAACGTTCTTTTTGCTAGTTGAGAGTAGACCTAGTTATTTTTGAACTTATATATCATTAAACTTATAACACAATAACAATAATTTGAAAACTAAATAGTTATTTTTTTTAGTATGAATAAGCCACGGGggcaatataaatataaatgggGGAGGGGGATCTGAACCTTAGATCTATTGTACATAGGCCCTCAGTTTTAACTA encodes:
- the LOC110784673 gene encoding RNA-binding protein 2, producing the protein MADGVWGRQGPLYSSPGMLKRPRNEYDLPPSRITPALDMRDYLVREDDRGGPRVAKDSQTLGSAYDRYLQRTEVPPYNAGEASTFPGGSLGRGISVGEPSLLGRPGSLALEAVSNGRDVGYGGQLRADTMARPVRETVPLPSDASNTLYVEGLPSNSSKREVAHIFRPFVGYKEVRLVTKESKHRGGDPLVLCFVDFIDAACAATALSALQGYKMDEDDRDSAYLRIQFSRHPGPRSGGSRGRH